The following proteins are co-located in the Malassezia restricta chromosome II, complete sequence genome:
- a CDS encoding YKT6 protein — MKLFGLLIFANQPGQQAVPLVSAWDLNSFSWMQRGTVQDMMAFMAKTVSERTQPMQRQSVQENNFTAHVHARPAADGVSGVLVSDSEYPVRVAYSLLGKVLEEFLIKLPKSIWQAQARQLAASGQIPPKGEGIVRTSEFPYAQDYLARYQDPRQADTILRVQQELDDTKIVLHNTIDSVLQRGEDLDKLVEKSGSLSQQSKMFYKSAKKQNSCCGIM; from the exons AT GAAGCTGT TCGGCTTGCTAATCTTTGCGAACCAGCCAGGCCAGCAGGCTGTGCcgctcgtgagcgcctgGGACCTCAACTCGTTCTCGTGGATGCAACGTGGCACGGTGCAAGACATGATGGCCTTCATGGCGAAGACGGTGTcggagcgcacgcagccgaTGCAGCGTCAGTCCGTCCAGGAAAACAACTTCACGGCTCATGTGCACGCGCGGCCTGCCGCGGACGGCGTGAGCGGCGTGCTTGTCTCTGACAGCGAGTACcccgtgcgtgtggccTACTcgctgctcggcaaagTGCTCGAAGAGTTTCTTATCAAGCTGCCGAAGTCAATCtggcaggcacaggcaagGCAACTGGCGGCATCCGGCCAAATCCCGCCCAAGGGCGAGGGCATTGTCCGCACGAGCGAATTCCCATATGCGCAGGACTACCTTGCGCGGTACCAAGACCCCCGTCAGGCTGACACGATCttgcgtgtgcagcaggaaCTGGATGATACCAAGATCGTGCTGCATAACACGATCGACTCGGTGCTCCAGCGCGGTGAAGACCTCGATaagctcgtcgagaagAGCGGCTCCCTCAGCCAGCAAAGCAAAATGTTCTACAAGTCGGCCAAGAAACAAAACTCGTGCTGTGGCATTATGTAG